In Erinaceus europaeus chromosome 10, mEriEur2.1, whole genome shotgun sequence, one DNA window encodes the following:
- the LOC103114406 gene encoding olfactory receptor 13C7-like: MEKANRTSLAEGFILLGLSTHPRLEKMFFVLILLMYLVILLGNGVLILVTIFDFRLHTPMYFFLGNLSFLDICYTTSSVPLVLDSFLTPRKAISFSACAVQMLLSFAMAGTECVLLGMMAFDRYVAICNPLRYPVIMSKAVCVPMAASSWAGGIINSVVQISQAMALPFCGDNVINHFTCEILAVLKLACADITINVISMVVSNVIFLAVPVLFIFVSYVFIIATVLQIPSTEGRKKAFSTCSAHLAVVIIFYGTLFFMYAKPKSKDPLGADKGDISDKLTSLFYGVVTPMLNPIIYSLRNKDVKAAVRNLVFQKHFLK, from the coding sequence ATGGAAAAAGCCAATAGGACAAGCCTCGCGGAAGGCTTCATTCTCCTTGGGCTCTCAACTCATCCAAGACtagaaaaaatgttctttgtgcTCATCCTGCTGATGTACCTGGTGATCCTGCTGGGCAACGGGGTCCTCATCCTGGTCACCATCTTTGACTTCCGCCTGCAcacacccatgtacttcttcctgggGAACCTCTCCTTCCTGGACATCTGCTACACCACCTCCTCTGTGCCCCTTGTACTCGACAGCTTCCTCACCCCCAGGAAAGCCATCTCCTTCTCAGCCTGTGCTGTGCAGATGCTACTTTCCTTCGCCATGGCAGGGACAGAGTGTGTGCTCCTGGGCATGATGGCGTTtgatcgctatgtggccatctgcaaccCCCTCAGGTACCCCGTGATCATGAGTAAGGCTGTCTGTGTGCCCATGGCTGCCAGCTCCTGGGCAGGTGGTATCATCAACTCCGTAGTTCAGATTTCCCAGGCAATGGCATTGCCCTTCTGTGGGGACAATGTCATCAACCACTTCACCTGTGAGATCCTGGCTGTCCTGAAGTTGGCCTGTGCTGACATCACCATCAATGTCATCAGTATGGTTGTGTCCAATGTCATCTTCCTCGCAGTCCCAGTGCTGTTCATTTTTGTCTCCTATGTGTTTATCATCGCCACCGTCCTGCAGATCCCTTCAACTGAGGGCAGGAAAAAGGCCTTTTCCACCTGCTCTGCCCACCTTGCTGTGGTGATTATATTCTATGGCACCTTATTTTTCATGTATGCGAAGCCCAAATCTAAAGACCCACTGGGGGCAGATAAGGGGGACATTTCAGACAAACTCACCTCCCTCTTCTATGGGGTGGTCACCCCCATGCTCAACCCCATCATCTACAGCCTCAGAAACAAGGATGTGAAAGCTGCTGTGAGGAATCTGGTTTTTCAGAAACACTTCCTCAAGTGA
- the LOC103114433 gene encoding olfactory receptor 2S2-like: MEKANRTSLAEGFILLGLSTHPRLEKMFFVLILLMYLVILLGNGVLILVTIFDFRLHTPMYFFLGNLSFLDICYTTSSVPLVLDSFLTPRKAISFSACAVQMLLSFAMAGTECVLLGMMAFDRYVAICNPLRYPVIMSKAVYVPMAASSWAIGGAASVVHTSLTIRLPFCGDNVINHFTCEILAVLKLACADITINVISMVVANVIFLAVPVLFIFVSYVFIIATILKIPSAEGRKKAFSTCSAHLTVVVIFYGTLFFMYAKPKSKDSLEEGKEDISDKLTSLFYGVVTPMLNPIIYSLRNKDVKAAVRNLVFQKHFLK; encoded by the coding sequence ATGGAAAAAGCCAATAGGACAAGCCTCGCGGAAGGCTTCATTCTCCTTGGGCTCTCAACTCATCCAAGACtagaaaaaatgttctttgtgcTCATCCTGCTGATGTACCTGGTGATCCTGCTGGGCAACGGGGTCCTCATCCTGGTCACCATCTTTGACTTCCGCCTGCAcacacccatgtacttcttcctgggGAACCTCTCCTTCCTGGACATCTGCTACACCACCTCCTCTGTGCCCCTTGTACTCGACAGCTTCCTCACCCCCAGGAAAGCCATCTCCTTCTCAGCCTGTGCTGTGCAGATGCTACTTTCCTTCGCCATGGCAGGGACAGAGTGTGTGCTCCTGGGCATGATGGCGTTtgatcgctatgtggccatctgcaaccCCCTCAGGTACCCTGTGATCATGAGTAAGGCTGTGTATGTGCCCATGGCTGCCAGCTCCTGGGCTATTGGTGGTGCAGCTTCTGTGGTGCACACTTCCTTAACCATTAGGCTGCCCTTCTGTGGGGACAATGTCATCAACCACTTCACCTGTGAGATCCTGGCTGTCCTGAAGTTGGCCTGTGCTGACATCACCATCAATGTCATCAGTATGGTTGTGGCCAATGTCATATTCCTCGCAGTCCCAGTGCTGTTCATTTTTGTCTCCTATGTGTTCATCATTGCCACTATCCTGAAGATCCCTTCAGCTGAGGGCAGGAAAAAGGCCTTTTCCACCTGCTCTGCCCACCTCACTGTGGTGGTCATCTTCTATGGCACCTTATTTTTCATGTATGCGAAGCCCAAGTCTAAGGACTCGCTAGAGGAAGGCAAGGAGGACATTTCAGACAAACTCACCTCCCTCTTCTATGGGGTGGTCACCCCCATGCTCAACCCCATCATCTACAGCCTCAGAAACAAGGATGTGAAGGCTGCCGTGAGGAATCTGGTTTTTCAGAAACACTTCCTCAAGTGA